Genomic segment of Sulfitobacter faviae:
GAGTTTGTCTCACAAGCCTAGATGTGAGACAAGACGTGAAACCGCCAAAAGGATCTCTCAATGACCACGCCTGCCGTTTCCTTCGAAGTCTTCCCGCCCCGCACCGTCGGCGCGGCGTTCAAACTGTGGGATGCGGCGCAGGCATTGGCCCCGCTGGCGCCGCGCTTCTTTTCCGTCACCTACGGCGCGGGCGGCACCACGCGCGATCTCACCCATGATTCGGCGCATGTGCTGCACCGCACCTCGGGCCTGCCCGTCGCAGGCCACCTGACCTGCGTCGGCGCCAGCCGGGCGGAGACGCTCGACGTGGCCGATAAATTCGCCGAAGCGGGCATCAAAGACATCGTCGCCCTGCGCGGCGACCCGCAAGCGGGCACCGACAAGTTCGTACCCCACCCCGAAGGCTTCGCCGACAGCTGCGAGCTGATCGAGGCGCTGGCGAAAACCGGCAAATTCACAATCCGCGTCGGCGCCTACCCCGACCCGCACCCCGAGGCGGCGGATCAGCAGGCCAATATCGACTGGCTGAAACGCAAGTTCGACGCGGGCGCGGATGAGGCGCTGACCCAGTTCTTCTTTGAGGCGGAGACCTTCCTGCGTTTCCGCGACGCCTGCGTAAAAGCGGGCATCGACAAGCCGATCACGCCGGGCATCCTGCCGGTGGTGAACTGGACTTCAGCCCGTAAATTCGCCGTCAAATGCGGCACGCCGGTCCCGGAATGGGTCGACCAAGCCTATGAGGCCGCGATCCGCGATGACCGGCACGATCTGCTGGCCCAAGCCATGTGCACCGAACTGTGCAGCGAGTTGATCGACGAAGGCGTGGATGCGCTGCATTTCTACACGCTCAACCGCGCGGAACTCACCCGCGATGTCTGCCGCGCCATCGGTGTGACCCCGCAGGTCGATCTCTCGGACGTCGCGTAAGCGCTGTCCCTCCGGCAGGGGGGCTTGCCCCTGCCCCGCGCGGGCGTATCCTCCGGCGAAATTCACTTGCCGGAGAAGACCATGCCCCGCATCGCCCAAAGCCCTGCTGACCTTTTGTCCCAATCCGAAGCGCTCAAGCTTTCGGGGCTGGAGTTCATGCAGGCCATTCTCGACGGCACCAACCCCGGGCCGCCCATCGGCCAGACCATGGGCTATGCGCTGCATTCGGTCGAAGAGGGCCGCATCGTCTTTCGCGGCGCACCGAGCTTTGCCATGACAAACCCGATGGGCACGGTGCACGGCGGCTGGTACGGGACGCTGCTCGATTCAGCGATGGCCTGCGCGGTGATGACGAAAATCCCCCGCGGCTCGGTCTATACCACTTTGGAATACAAGATAAATATCCTGCGCGGCCTGCCTTTGGGGATGGAGATCGACTGTATCGG
This window contains:
- a CDS encoding methylenetetrahydrofolate reductase, with the translated sequence MTTPAVSFEVFPPRTVGAAFKLWDAAQALAPLAPRFFSVTYGAGGTTRDLTHDSAHVLHRTSGLPVAGHLTCVGASRAETLDVADKFAEAGIKDIVALRGDPQAGTDKFVPHPEGFADSCELIEALAKTGKFTIRVGAYPDPHPEAADQQANIDWLKRKFDAGADEALTQFFFEAETFLRFRDACVKAGIDKPITPGILPVVNWTSARKFAVKCGTPVPEWVDQAYEAAIRDDRHDLLAQAMCTELCSELIDEGVDALHFYTLNRAELTRDVCRAIGVTPQVDLSDVA
- a CDS encoding PaaI family thioesterase, producing the protein MPRIAQSPADLLSQSEALKLSGLEFMQAILDGTNPGPPIGQTMGYALHSVEEGRIVFRGAPSFAMTNPMGTVHGGWYGTLLDSAMACAVMTKIPRGSVYTTLEYKINILRGLPLGMEIDCIGVTDHVGRSTGVAHGEIRGVEDGKHYATGSTTCIVMKLA